ATTTAGCTTATGTTAGCTTCACCTAGCTAACATCACCTTAGGCTAGTCTCTTATAAGTTTATCTTAGCTTACTTAATCTAATGCTAGCATAGTGAACCTTAGCTAAGTTTGACTTATCTAGTTCCCTCTCACTTTCCTTTAGCTTTATCTTTAGCTTAGCTTAAAGTACCAAGGATTTATTTGGTACTATAGTTCAGTTTAATTTCCCTTAAATTATCTTAGTTTAATTTTACCTAACTGGTTtaatgttagcttagctaacttTATATTAGTCACCCTTAAAATTGACTTAGCTTAATTTAGCATTGTTGAATTTTGCCTGCCTTGTTTAACCTTAGCTTAgcattttaaacttaatttaatttagccTACTCAACGTACCATTAGCTTGGCTAACCTTAGCTAAAGCTACCTTAGTCTGTCTCAAGTCTTGCTcagcttatttttgtttagcatAAGAAACCTTAGCTTAACTAACCTAAAGTTAATCTTAGATTAGATCTTAGTTTCTGCAGCCTACCTTAATGTACGTTAGCCAACCAGAAGTTAAGAttagcattttttaatattctgtaAATTATAAAGGTttgaaacagagacaaaaaagcagctgaagtcCAAAGTAAAATTCTTCATATTGGACTTTTTAAAACCAGTTAAAGTCGTTTAGCTTGTGGTGAATTTGACCAGGAGTTTCTGAGTGGCTTTTACCAGAAAACAGAACCAGCTGGTCTGAGAGCCGGATCCGGAGGGACTCCAGGAGTTTCTGTCTGAGTTGCCGGTTGTTGTGATTCTCAGACTTCCTGTTCCACAGACAGCCGTGCTCTGCACACATCAACGCAGAAACAAATGTCTGTCAGGACCAAACCGACGCCTCGTCTCTCCCTGAAGTCGCGGTTTAATTTATTCACCTGCGTAGAACGCGATGACCTCGCGCTCCCTCTCATCCGTCCAGAGGCTCCTCCCAGCGGCGCCGCCTGAGGAAGACGAGTGGAGGAAGGAGATGCTGAGTCCAGGGGAGGCGGGAAGGAGCCAGTTCTCCTCTGCAGGCGGGGAGGGCGGCGTCTCGTCGGCGCCCTCCTCTGGCTCGCAGCAGCCCTGCAGGAAGCTCAGCTGCTGGAAGTGCTTCCACTGCGGCACCAGGCCGGCACCGCCGCTCAGACGCACCAGCTTGTACTGGCGCTGGAACGTCGTACGCAGGTTCTTAAACTTGTTCTTGATGTCTTCCACTGGAAGGAGAAGAACACAGAAAAGATGAGATGGAACCAGAAtgctgaggtcaaaggtcaaacatttccagaaaTATTCTTTTAGAGGcagtttagaaataaatataaaaaccaggatggatggttggatgtccAACAATCTCATCATTCTGGGTGATGGtcattttgaaatcaaacaCCAGACCTTCCTGTTGGTTCCAGATCTAGCAATCTGGCACATCTTCTCACATTTAAAAGGTTTGGTCAAACATTTAAACGCTGCAGTGGTTCTGGTCAGAGCTGTTAGCGGTGCAGCGTTAGCCACAGCGGTACCTGTGAACGGAACGGGAGGCGGCAGGGAGGAGAGCAGGATCCGGAGGCGCTCCAGGGTTTTCCATCGCAGATCCCGGTTCTTGTAGTTCTCTGACTTGTAGTTCCACAAACAGCTGTTCTCTAGAGAACAAGAAGACACGTAGCCTCAGTCAAAGCAATTAGCTTCATCATGTTTGGCTTCTTTCACACTCATATACACCTGTGTTTGGGGCAAACAGCTTCTGTTATAGACGTTATCTTTTCCACACAAAGCCGGGTCAAATATTGACACCAtatcgtttaaaaaaaatactgcactGATATTAAGTatgtatatttaatataaatacagacaaactcagaaatgttttcatcctATAAATCCACTCCTTACTGTTGTTataaacatgccaaacccatagggggcagtgtagcacTAAGCCAaaacctgtcagccaatcagattgcttcaaaacaaacacCACTTCCTGCTAGGAATCAAACATGGCGGCATTTGTGGGTTGAGCTACTTTTGAATAGCAGATTATtagaatataaattaattaaaacaagacgATGTTGTTTGGGAATAATTGCAAATTCTATAGATATTTTGGTGAATGATTTATTGGAGATTATAAATCGAGGAACTAAATCGGTTTTTCcatgtaaacacacaaatgaCTGCAGTGTTTTCACAAATCTCCTcctaaataatcattttaatgacattaaacagttttaatgtgGATGAAAggcccaaaaataaaatgtattatatttttcacatatCCTGCTTTGTGTGGACTAGGCcttaacaataatttaatacattcattttactcaaaaaccatttgaaagatGTTCAGAAAGTCACCAAACTGGAATAAACTCCTGATTTTATGGAAGATAACATCAACAATGAAAGATTAATCATTAAGCATCTTTTCCTGTTAATTCCTGATGAAGTTAGTTTCTTCTGTCTCTGCATTAGAGATTAATTCTCACAGTAATCTAACCgttagtaaaaatatttaagtttaatgTCATCATTGCAttaataaagatgtttattaTGATCTAGTTTCCATTCatttaaacaggaaaagtttaaatgaataaagttcattttaaatattgcaatgaTTTTTCAATTTATAACAACTATGGACATTTGACTGGGTTTCAGTTGGCTTTTATCAGCCAGCTGTGTTAATGGAAAGTTATTATATTGAAACCTTGATACTGGAAACCAGcgtgaaaacaaatttaaaatctggaaaataaacaagttttaaaaaggcCCAGAATCCCAAGTAATGCTTTACAAGTCATTAATTAATCCTAGAGAGAATTATTGCTGATATCTTTCCAATCTGGCATTGTGTAAAATAACCATCATTTTGGTTTAGTAAAGCTTTAACTGTAAATATAAACCAGCCTTTGATATTTGACAATTGAGAGAATATTTCAGCAATAAACACCATGAatgataattttaataattgcacAATCTTCCGGTGATGAACGTCTTTGATAACTAATCTGgtttaaaatctttagtgttTAAACATTGAAATCCAAATGAAACGTCCATAAAACAGCAGGAGGAAAAGCTTCGTCTGAATTATTTGCAGTTTGGACAAATAACCCGTAACCTTCAGTCCGGTTGCTCGTCGATTGTTGCTTAAAGTCGTTGCTTTCGTCGAGCAACGGTTGccttcccctcctcccccactcTAACGTCCCAAAACTGTTGCTTGCTTTGGCAGCACGGTGCCGAGGAAAGCGAACCGGAACCGAGTCCGTATGGAGAGGAAAACCGGACCGAACATGTCGGACTTACTGGAGAAAAACGCAATGAGCgccctctccttctcctccgtCCAGCTCCTCTCCGGAGCCGCTGCCATGTTTGTTGTTGCCCGTTCAGGCCGTCATCTAGTTGGCCGCGAGGCCACGTGACCTGAAAACCGAATCGCTGATTGGCCAAGCAGGTGGCGTTCCTGAATTATGCCTGAAGTTGTCCGCTAGAGGCCGCTGGTGTTCGGCGTTCATGTTTGAGAGTGAAGCAAtggagatggagggatggagtgATGGAGGGATGGACGgaagaggatggatggattaatgttaaaattagaaaatgaatggactGTAAGAAAAACAGATTGGAATAAATGAATTGGTGGAATTAAGGTTCATACCAATATGAAGAATAAATTgatggatggacaaacagaaaaaatggatagttttaaactgatgtattaatataaataaatggacAATAAGCAAGACTGCATTGATTGGGacaagatggatggatgaaccaatGATCAGATGAATGTTCAAACATCCATCATCGTTTGTTCCAGTTCATCTTTAGAGAGCTGGTTTGTATCTCCAGTGGTACCAAATATTTATCCATACTTACCAAAATCTGgaagaaaatccaaaactaATCAGATTTTCCAGTGAACAGGAATGAGACATGAAGCAGATGTGAAACGTGTTTGAAACGTTTTTAATATCAATAGACGACATCCCAGTTCAGCTCACATCAACAGACATCCAGTCAATCCATGTACAGTATTTACAGAACCGGCCCGGTTTCACAGCGGATCGCACCGGGCCGCTGCTGGGATCAGTATTTACAGGAGCGCTGAGGAGAGGCGGGAACACTTCCAAAGGAAAACCGTTTCACCAAATGGTTTGATTAgcaaaagagctaaaaaaataaaggtgttTAAGTGGTTTCAATCCAGCTCTGCTGAAttccagtttaaaaacaaaccagccCTGATGCTGGTCTGAGTGTTAGCATACTGAGATCACTTCTGATTGGATACAAAAACGTCACGGAAACATTTAGCTGCCCATCCGAGGCCGGACTCGcccacaaagcagaaaacacgGAGATGTTTCCGAACCGACCCGTGAGAAAAACGGATCCCGCCTTCCCAGGTTTGTAAGAACGGCACTtcagttctgttctggttctggagaagTTCCTCCTCCCGTCTGAAAAGGCTTCTGTGGTTCTGACTGGAGGTGGGAATTAAAAAGCCAGAAGAAGCATTCCAAGAGCAGAAACAGCTAGCCTTTGATTTACAGGACACATATCATCAGTCAggctagaaaacaaaaaaagaatgaaattaaTCTGCGTCAGGGATTGTTTTCATCTCATAATCTGGACAGGAAGTTCAAATGCTAACTGCGgctgtttgtgagcataaagttcaTCAGCTAAgaaagttttgggtttttgttgaCAAAATTAACCAAAGCTCTTCATGTTTAGTCATGATAACTTAGCTTGTTCTTCTCCAggtctgagccaaatgaaggaGAGAAACTTgatggttagcattagcttctagTGACTTTTTAAGAGTCAGACAGATTGTTTGAGTGGGTGAAGTGATAGAACGATAAGCTACATTGCTataagtaaaagaaagaaattacagaTTATATGGAGAAAAGTGAGAGTTGAATAATCACTGTATGGCTTGCTTTTGGATGTGCCAGTGAGGAGTAAgaatgctggtcagaactggagcagaaactACATCTACCTTAATGCTAtctcagtttctgtttcaaattaCCAGATTGTCTGGACTACAAATCATAGTTTTCATAGTTTGGCTTGTTCTGTGATTAACAGTAATATACACCTTATATAATTATTCAGGAGTTTTTAACTGTATTtgttatttaaaggaaacacagcaACTGCAAAATTACGTTATTTTATGTTAGCAGAATATCAAGATtcgtaatggaaacgcagctatttACACCAGTGGATGCTTTTAAATTCCTGCATGTGGTGCTGGTTTGCTAGGTCTCGTTGCTGCAGAAATCCcagaaatattcagtttctGATCTCAGATTAGTTTCTACTACAGTTGAATGTTGATGCTAAGTTCTGAGTTGAAAACCAGCACTCTTTGgcaacatttttctatttcagatGTAGAAAATTCCTGCATGTATCATGAGCAAAATACctgaaaaaaccttttttttaaaaaggaaaacgtGATGATATGTGTCCTCTAAACTCGACCGGACAGGGAAAACTAGCCGACCCCACGTCACCCTTACAGTATTTACAAACCAGAGTTTCATTCAAAAgtgcatttacatttaaagtcaTGACATGGCTAACTCTGTACACAGTGTGGCAGTTAAATACTGTTAAAACTCTGCTTCACATCTTCTCTAAAGCTCTTGGAATCTCTGTCGGATGCTTCAAgtataaagtttgttttcaggaGTTTCACTGCTGCCAGGGAAAAAGCCTGGAGTGAAACTGAGTTGGTTTGGAACGAATGAAACCGAGCCGAGGCGTCAGGGAGCCAGGCGGAGGGTTTTCCTCTGGCAGCAGCCAGCAGCactgagagaaacaaaaactggaggTAGAGGGACACactgggaaaaataaaacccaaaatggttgtttttcttgGAATGTAAGGATTCATTCCTGTTTCCTTCTAATTATTGTCAGTAATCAATAGTTTGCTTTGGTTTAATCTCAGAGTGAGATTAAAAACGGTtcatttctcttgttttagctGGATTTAATACAATCTCCACCCACAGAAACACACTGAATGATTCAAAAAACAAACGCATAAATAAACCTGGATGTTTTGGCTGCCATTAAAGTTTACTTCTGAATTAAACACGTTCAAAATGAcctaaagagtaaaaaaaagccttaaagaTGAAGTGAAATCCTCCATTAAAACGTTAAGGATCTGCCTCCTCCCACCCGTCTGATTTATTCCCCTTCTTCCCTGCAGACCGCCCTGCTTGTGTCCGATTGGCTCATTAAAGATGGATCCTCATTGGTCAGGACGGCGCGCCTCTGAAGCAACAAGTTCATCCCGCCGATCGGCAAAGAGGCAAAAACTTCCGACGAGAAAAGTACACTCAGTCCGGCCGCGTTGCTAACGGAAACACAGTAAAACACAGCGTCAGAGGCTCCGCCCCCATGGCTCCTCAGACGATGCTGTCGTGCAGCAGCGGCTCAGAGTCCTCGGCGGTGGCGCAGGGCGGGGCCTCTTCATCGCTGCCCGGCAGCGGCGTGTTGATGTGGACGCCGGCCAGCGAGGACAGCGCCTCCTTGCTGTCTGGGAGGGGCTTGTCGCTGAGGGAGAGCtccgaggaagaggaggaggaggaagaggagcaggaggttTTCTCGGGGATGAAGAGGGCGACGAGGAAGGCGACGACCACGGTGCAGGCGCCCAGCAGGAAGGGCGGCCCGGGGATGAGCGCTTGCTGCAACACAGGACAAACGCTGCAGGTCAGCAACCAGGCAGGGGCTCAACCTGAGGAACACGGGCCGTTTCTGGACCCACAACGCATTTACTGTGACCCTCAACTCCAGCTCAGAAAGATACAAAACTgattattaaactgtttttttttattttgctttttaaaaaaaatattatgtttcaGATGAGACAGAACTCATACAGCACTGATGAGTAAAATCAGAAGCCATTTACATAAATTACAGCAATTActtgaaaaaataactttatatgtagtttatatataaatatttgaagttCTTATAATAAGTAGAAGCAGGTTTatccaaatcagcttttatctAATTTATTCAACTTGACTAAACATAGAAAGTGTTTTCAGAGAAATCATGTTCTTATAACTGAgaataaatgtgttcagttctgatttaataaaacaaaggtGAAAAATcctctttagtttttctttcttggccCATGAgtcaaaaggtttggacacccTGACTTTCACATTTCACTGGAATCTCTTTCTGTTCATGAACTGGAgaataaaatgatcatttcagtTACTGTCTGGTTCTgctatatttataaattagacATTCAGAACCGAGCAGCAGACTGAAAACCAGCCGCTGTCGCTCCGGTAGTGGGGTTCTGAATGGTTCTATAGGGTTCTGAATGGTTCTATGTGGTTCTGAATGGTTCTGAATGGTTCTATGTGGTTCTGAAGGGTTCTGTACCTCTGTGGGTCCGTGTAGCGGCAGCGGGTCGATGCTGTACTCCTCCTGGATCGGGTCCAGAGTGTTCAGCTCCACGTTGAACAGGAAGAAGATGAAGCCGTAGAGGGCGGGGCCCAGACCGTTACAGAGGCCCCGGATGCCCGTGATCATCCCCTGGACGACTCCTGCAGGTGGACAGACAGTCAGagcgggttctggttctggttctggttctggttctggccaGAGGCCGGGCCACCAGTCGGACTCACCTTGTTTATCCGGGTCAGCCGACTGCGACACCAGAGCAGAAACAGCAGGGAAGGTGATGGAGGACATGGCCGCCACGGCTCCAGCCGCCCACATCATCctgtcacacacacagcagtCAGAGGAACAGCGCCCCCCGCTGGCAGAACAACACTAACTCTTTCTGAAGGATGGATGGGAGAGTCCTGGCTTTCTAAACGGttcaaattaactgaattaatgtgttctaaatgtgtttattatgatGGTCAGTTGATGTCAGTTAACAGATTTTGACATCTTTAgtctaaattaaaacattatgatGGTTTAATGGTGATAAATCTctgaaacttaaataaaatcagtttgtaATCGATCCAATTTAGTTTCATGTCATTTCCAGGTTTAAGTTGTAATTTTAGAAATACAGAAATTCAGCAGATTATTCTGAGAataatttcagttaaaaaaccATGAAGCacaggagagagggagaaatgCTAACTGAGCTAGCCATGCTAACTCAGTTAGCATGGCTAGTCTGTATGAGCCGCAGCAGGTAGGATATTTACTGCTCATATCTTACCAACAGATCCACAGTTTGAAAAAATACCGAAGCttttagaaaatgtcagaaaagctttgagttcagtttgtttatccTGGACTAACTGATGATGGGGCagaactctggttctggttgctGAACTCGGCGGCTGGTCTTACCATGGTTCTGACCCGAAGCCGTACCAGGCCAGCTGGAGGATCTGGAAGCCCAGGCCCAGCAGAACCGTGTTCTTGTTGCCCAGGTATCTCATCAGCAGCGTGAGGAAGAGCGTCTGAGGAGAGACACagagcggttctggttctggttctggtttaaGGACCTGCAGCGTGTGGGACTGGGTCGGTACCTGAGCCACGATGGACAGAATGCCGACGACCCCGATGAAAACAGCGATGGTGGTGGAGGAGAAGTTGATGACCTGGAGGGAAACGTACAGCTCAACgtttatttaagttaaaatattaaaatgtttctgaactTTCTGGAATTCATCCAGACGGGAAAATGATTATCGGGCCAAACTGATAAATCAGCAGATCAGTGATCGATACATGAGAAACCGATCTGATCCTCTGATCTGATCTTCTTCTGGAAGGTTttgaaatcaaactttttgttctgataccaaaaatgatgaaatgtttttttaccatCCAGCTGAATCTGAGGAACCAGTTCAGAAACCATTCCTCCTCTCCCATTCCTCCCAGTCATTTCATGCTAAAGCCGTCGGCCATGTTGGGCCGTGTTGGTGGACAGGAAGCTGAGGACTCACCTGTCTCAGGTAGAGGAAGAAGCTGGAGTATTGTCCGGCCTCCGGCAGGTAAGACAGGAAGACGGTGATGCAGATCAGCAGGACGGTGGAGTCCTGACCCACCTTCCTCAGAGACTGGaccagagacagacagagggaCAGTTTGTCACGTCGCTTCTTTAACCTTTTACAGGGTCACATTTCCTGGTTACTGACAGCAAACGGGTCGGCCTGCTCCCAGGAGAACGGGGTGCCCCACGTGTTGAGCCTCATCTTGTCCGGCAGCGACTCGGGGACGGCCAGCAGGATGAAGCAGATGTCGGCCAGAGAGATGAGCGTGGCGAGCAGAACCACCAGGTTGTCTCCGTACCAGGCCGACAGGTAGGCGCCGATGGCCGGGCTCGTCACCAGGCTGGCTGCGAACGTGGCCGACACCTGGACAGGAAACGCAGCCGGACGTTACAGGATGTTACATCACTCAGAGTTTGGACCGGGCCGACCCGACCCGACGGGCGGCTCTTACCAGGCCGTAAGCGGTACTCCTCTCCCTCTCATCCGTCACGTCAGCAACGTAGGCGAAGATGACGGAGAAGGTGACGGAGAACGCTCCAGACATGGAGATCATGGCGAAGTACCACCTGGACACACAGAGGTCAGAGAGCAGCGTCAAGGTCGGCAGTTGGGTCGGAGTGACGCAGATATTTACGACTCCTGAGACGGAAAAACTCAGGCTgcacattttactgaaaacttCTGATTTAGAAATGACTGCAATGTtacaaataaactattttcCTTCATAAAAACCTGATTAAATGTGATTATAAATACTTTACCAAAGTAACCAGAGTCTCTGGAAGACGTCTGTAAGTTCAGCACAGGTAACTGTGCCTACCAACTTCATCCGCTCTGATAAATGATCAGAACCGGAGCCGGGCCGCCGCTTGGTTCTTATAAAGAATGTTTCACAGAACCATCGATACTTAAACTCTGGACATAAACACGCCATCCTGACTGCCATGTTTCACTAAAACGTGGTTAATATGAGCTAACGCAGCCATCTAGTCAAAGTTTCACTTTTCCATCCAACCAGTGGGATGCAGCTCCTACCAGGGGCTGAGCCTCATCAGAGGGATGGGAGCGCAGGTGAAGAAGACGGTGATGAGGAGGAAGGACCTTCGTCCCCAGACGTCTGACAGCGCTCCGATCAGCGGGGCGGACATGAAGGACAGCAGACcctgcagacaggaagcagcATCATTAGAGCAACAGTCCTGACtgactgctgcagctgcagcttaaCAGGAAGTTTAAGTTTATAAACTTAACATCTTAGGACAGTTgagataaaactaaactaacaaGAAGTTTTCAGGgtaagactttatttgaagggttctgcataagactgacataacacTGTTATAAACATCAAACCTAAAGAtgcattaacatttaattaaaagtgtcaacttgtCACTAGAATGTTAATGACAGTCTCATGCTCTCCTCATTAAATCAACTCTTTTCAGCAGctggttttaagtcaataactcctcAATAAAAACTTCTAGTTCcagtgattatttattttatcataacaagacaaattaaataatctgctaatggatCTAGAACTTTCTCATTAATATTAATggattattaacttaaaacaagctcgtATTTTAACATGATAAATTGGACCAAACTGAGAGGTTTCAGTAGAACCAGTCACTCCCTCACCTTCACTCCCTGGATCAGGCCGTTCATCAGGAACGTGTGCTGGGGAAACGTTTCATGCAGAAcctacaaacacacaccctgttacagaaacagattttatgcaTCTGAAACCAGCAGGTTGTTGTTTCTGCTTACGGTGAGCATCGGCGTGGTGAGTAAACCCCAGGCGAAGAACTCCAGGAAGATGACCACCACAGCGTGGTAGACGCTGGGCCGGCCGATGCCCTGCTGCGGCTGAAACACACAAACCATCAAAACTCAACGTTCACAGGAAACACACTCCTCAGGTCTGCTCCGTTTCATCACAACTTCCTGCTTCCAGAGAACCAATCAGCTCTCAGcacatccatccaaccaggaagaactttggttttgttttaatttaataaagtttacTCTTGAACCTGACCGAGGAACCTCTTCAGACTGAACTGGTCTGTATTAATGTGTAATACCTCCAGAGTTTCCGTGGTTTCTCCACCTACCTGGCAGCCATGTTAACATGAATAATGAGAGCCTGGGCGCCTTGAGGCCACCATTAAACCAACAAAAGCCCCAGATAAAGGtgagaaccggaccagaaccgagTCTTCCCTCCCTGTGAACAAATAGAGACGTTATAATCCGTCCTCAAACACAGCAGAACCTGGAGGTCCAGTTTCAGCTTCATATCGGGTTTAAAGGTTCCGGAACATGAAGTTCTGTTCTGCTGATGCTGACAGAGACGAACTGAAActctgatttattcattttcatattttctagtCACAGATAGTTTCCTGACAGAGAGAAGAAGTGGAGCAGAGAACCGGACCGGCCTGATGGAACACAACTGGACTGAACCtgcagaaccggaaccagaaccggatctGGATCCATGTTTAGCTGCTGGCATCGTGGGCCTGTCCGACCCGCTAACAGTTAACTCAACTAACGTGGTTCTGGTTGCTGCTTCCCTCCTGCAGGTTTTGGACTCTGTGTTACCATGGGAACAGCGAGAAGCTTTCATTTGATTGGtccaacaagaaaataaattttacagataaatctCAAACtggaatatttacatttaatttccaataaaaatgatttttaatacagaatCTGTCCAGCCTTTCACAATGATCCCAAAAAGATACATAGAAATGGA
The sequence above is a segment of the Gambusia affinis linkage group LG17, SWU_Gaff_1.0, whole genome shotgun sequence genome. Coding sequences within it:
- the LOC122847114 gene encoding hippocampus abundant transcript 1 protein-like isoform X1; translated protein: MTRSKCEDMAAEPPAAPGRVVLVKKIIMKDGAVPQQGIGRPSVYHAVVVIFLEFFAWGLLTTPMLTVLHETFPQHTFLMNGLIQGVKGLLSFMSAPLIGALSDVWGRRSFLLITVFFTCAPIPLMRLSPWWYFAMISMSGAFSVTFSVIFAYVADVTDERERSTAYGLVSATFAASLVTSPAIGAYLSAWYGDNLVVLLATLISLADICFILLAVPESLPDKMRLNTWGTPFSWEQADPFASLRKVGQDSTVLLICITVFLSYLPEAGQYSSFFLYLRQVINFSSTTIAVFIGVVGILSIVAQTLFLTLLMRYLGNKNTVLLGLGFQILQLAWYGFGSEPWMMWAAGAVAAMSSITFPAVSALVSQSADPDKQGVVQGMITGIRGLCNGLGPALYGFIFFLFNVELNTLDPIQEEYSIDPLPLHGPTEQALIPGPPFLLGACTVVVAFLVALFIPEKTSCSSSSSSSSSELSLSDKPLPDSKEALSSLAGVHINTPLPGSDEEAPPCATAEDSEPLLHDSIV
- the LOC122847114 gene encoding hippocampus abundant transcript 1 protein-like isoform X2, whose protein sequence is MLTVLHETFPQHTFLMNGLIQGVKGLLSFMSAPLIGALSDVWGRRSFLLITVFFTCAPIPLMRLSPWWYFAMISMSGAFSVTFSVIFAYVADVTDERERSTAYGLVSATFAASLVTSPAIGAYLSAWYGDNLVVLLATLISLADICFILLAVPESLPDKMRLNTWGTPFSWEQADPFASLRKVGQDSTVLLICITVFLSYLPEAGQYSSFFLYLRQVINFSSTTIAVFIGVVGILSIVAQTLFLTLLMRYLGNKNTVLLGLGFQILQLAWYGFGSEPWMMWAAGAVAAMSSITFPAVSALVSQSADPDKQGVVQGMITGIRGLCNGLGPALYGFIFFLFNVELNTLDPIQEEYSIDPLPLHGPTEQALIPGPPFLLGACTVVVAFLVALFIPEKTSCSSSSSSSSSELSLSDKPLPDSKEALSSLAGVHINTPLPGSDEEAPPCATAEDSEPLLHDSIV